One Vairimorpha necatrix chromosome 7, complete sequence DNA segment encodes these proteins:
- a CDS encoding MULE domain-containing protein, which produces MLRTPLDDGGTVKGLVGSHTIKRTRNSRFRFITGCIMDIPEVFQVDSKKNRFLGFDSGMLYFDSGVQIQKKSMIQKKSMIQKIDTSVVDGTFKSFTQGFYLIVVFRGHIFGKTFPYIYILLRGKSERSYSRAFDKCKELVTMNVENFVTNFERELVNALHFPETNCNGCLFHLLQAAYKRAGAMGEKEKFKNDSNYNLVFKKILKLAFAPIRDVPVFYKDIKKFIQANSITTTANFQLYFENNYLVINVTRKIMRGELMETKIKYALFILKILDCEELDIYNLKRYKNGLFEAKKTQKAEDKIQIIVKNYKQNSCEEYMNALLQHKNFKCE; this is translated from the exons ATGCTAAGGACGCCACTAGACGATGGAGGTACAGTAAAAGGTCTTGTGGGGAGCC ATACAATCAAACGAACAAGAAACTCAAGATTCAGATTTATAACTGGTTGCATCATGGATATACCCGAAGTCTTTCAGGTagattctaaaaaaaatcgttTTCTTGGGTTTGATAGTGGTATGCTGTATTTTGATAGTGGTGTGCA aattcaaaaaaaaagtatgattcaaaaaaaaagtatgaTTCAAAAAATAGACACGTCCGTTGTTGATGGAAcgtttaaatcttttactCAAGGCTTTTACCTAATTGTCGTCTTTCGTGGACATATATTTGGCAAAACTTTTCCatacatttatattttactcAGGGGGAAAAGTGAAAGGTCATATTCTAGAGCCTTCGATAAATGTAAGGAATTAGTTACTATGAATGTTGAGAACTTTGTGACTAATTTTGAAAGAGAATTGGTCAATGCATTACATTTTCCAGAAACAAACTGTAATGGATGCTTGTTTCATCTATTGCAGGCAGCCTATAAAAGAGCCGGTGCAATGGGggaaaaagaaaagtttaaaaatgattctAACTATAATTTAGTATTCAAAAAGATTCTTAAATTAGCTTTTGCACCAATAAGAGATGTTCcggttttttataaagatataaagaaatttatccAAGCTAATTCAATTACAACTACAGCTAACTTTCAGCTATActttgaaaataattacTTAGTTATTAATGTAACAAGAAAGATAATGAGAGGAGAGCT GATGgagacaaaaattaaatatgctctatttattttaaaaatactcGATTGTGAAGAACTGGATATATATAATCTAAAACGCTATAAAAATGGATTATTCGAAGCTaaaaaaacacaaaaaGCGGAGgataaaattcaaataatcgttaaaaattataaacaaaattcgTGTGAAGAGTACATGAATGCTTTATTGCAACACaagaattttaaatgcGAATAA